A single Pirellulaceae bacterium DNA region contains:
- a CDS encoding ribosomal protein L7/L12 translates to MRSVSDEDPGVPGDGEHDSQIARLFWEPLSEGDAAVCEDCHQDYIVSRKSGRGRTRVPQFPHCSDTVEEHLESQAKLARAKSNIGWDSVSPEAKRWWEAFEFNYKHDIEVVLEVAIELEGLNSTVDNLYDAYVKSGTSNVAANLHFMEYLRMKQCGNGPLPPVRKAKAAASSVKPMISTTAQNGVAVILVSFGIKKIDVAKKIKEMTHLPLVTCKQLVERAPTIIGRCESNADANAAADAIIALGGLARVE, encoded by the coding sequence ATGCGTTCAGTTAGCGATGAGGATCCTGGCGTTCCTGGTGACGGCGAGCATGATAGTCAAATTGCTAGGCTTTTCTGGGAGCCGTTATCAGAGGGCGATGCGGCTGTATGCGAAGACTGCCATCAGGACTACATCGTGTCCCGAAAATCTGGTCGTGGTCGCACCAGAGTTCCGCAATTCCCGCATTGCTCGGATACGGTGGAAGAGCATTTGGAGAGCCAAGCTAAGTTGGCTAGAGCGAAATCCAACATCGGCTGGGATAGTGTCTCACCCGAGGCTAAGAGGTGGTGGGAAGCGTTTGAATTCAACTACAAGCATGACATCGAAGTTGTGCTGGAGGTCGCAATTGAACTTGAGGGGCTGAATAGTACGGTTGACAATCTCTACGATGCCTACGTTAAGTCGGGTACTAGCAATGTCGCGGCGAACTTGCACTTTATGGAATACCTTCGGATGAAGCAATGCGGAAATGGTCCATTGCCTCCGGTACGCAAGGCAAAGGCTGCGGCATCATCAGTCAAGCCGATGATTTCCACGACAGCCCAAAATGGCGTAGCTGTCATCTTGGTATCGTTTGGTATCAAAAAGATTGACGTGGCGAAGAAGATTAAAGAAATGACTCACCTGCCGCTTGTGACATGTAAGCAGTTGGTTGAGCGTGCTCCAACGATTATTGGCCGGTGTGAGAGCAATGCTGACGCTAATGCTGCCGCTGACGCCATCATCGCCTTGGGAGGACTTGCTCGAGTTGAATAA
- a CDS encoding NYN domain-containing protein, with the protein MFSQPKNMTSFDSVLFADVENMSQSGLAKAICLKSEDYSKCVKLKAYANWNQYKAQRIEFIEAGFETVDTIRYRGKRKNLVDLQIATDAVEFALLNPGIENFIVASGDADFVPLIRKLKQLQRRVVCITLSHGANQLRVEADAYYVVGPANESDVLTHACIGDIVRVAAEVSAGKPMYLAVLGAAMKDRMPQFSPRKEFGLNWKSLLMLLEKHRLCKLQVVATGGLVVSFTVSSY; encoded by the coding sequence ATGTTCTCTCAACCAAAAAATATGACTTCGTTCGACAGTGTTCTTTTCGCAGACGTTGAGAACATGAGTCAGTCAGGGTTGGCGAAGGCGATCTGCTTAAAGTCGGAAGATTACAGCAAGTGCGTTAAGCTGAAGGCATATGCGAACTGGAACCAATATAAAGCACAACGAATTGAATTCATCGAGGCGGGTTTTGAGACGGTGGATACGATTCGCTACCGCGGTAAACGCAAGAACCTTGTGGATTTGCAGATCGCTACCGATGCTGTTGAGTTTGCCCTACTGAACCCTGGCATTGAGAACTTTATCGTTGCGAGTGGCGACGCGGATTTTGTCCCGTTGATTCGCAAGCTGAAACAGCTACAGCGACGCGTTGTTTGCATTACGCTCTCACACGGAGCGAATCAGTTGCGGGTCGAAGCGGATGCGTACTACGTGGTCGGGCCTGCAAATGAGAGTGATGTACTCACGCATGCTTGCATTGGTGACATCGTGCGCGTCGCGGCCGAGGTGTCAGCAGGCAAGCCGATGTATTTGGCTGTCCTTGGCGCGGCAATGAAGGATCGAATGCCTCAGTTTTCGCCCCGTAAAGAGTTCGGCTTAAACTGGAAATCGTTGTTGATGCTCTTGGAGAAGCATAGGCTCTGCAAACTTCAGGTCGTTGCTACCGGAGGCCTAGTTGTGAGCTTTACGGTGTCGTCTTATTGA
- a CDS encoding right-handed parallel beta-helix repeat-containing protein, producing the protein MNAIHLLASSHIEITGFDVTSKGSAIRLADTRFIGVHDNFIHDVDGWANDNLSGIYLTDAHSSTLEGNLLRDIFDRNQPESQNSRPIVIFGSVDVRVLDNVVWNSQPETGFGIEYKHLGSLTPAQAAAMTFEVTGNTIINVGGNGVGTSAPNSWIHHNLLVDPGGFRVDDIGGTHQLAGELIEYNTIINTLSDRLGSGSLAYDPTETVDSPRGAFPLGTVEFVHNLVVDRRAYDHSERRTLSVYRYGSDNEYRASIGMGKFRSDRNFFDTQSSALFDLFGSDYESLGGDFDFSQWQAMGIDRSGSTGSASLDNFFRPNHSDARQTGWYAGSDPRLTLLPLDRNLTEAGIVSEQRIRLTRNGGSLSLPVVVTLSTPTVNQLNLPSQVTIPAGAASVEFVVQGVADLIEEGPQAISIHAATPELATSTWLMMADSDADANTSAVGVFQVPSSGGGRASMDSVVTERLAEYDNELGWAYVDDAQGRVNGLLPADVGWLSELLSRSAPQTIFSSGATEGNRSSVELEAGRFGVWYLVQDAGLEEWLSLNPENSLSVRPLVFTSIANANPDRYQHLRSTTTESQWQLAWEDQEFGGDESFRDFSISVAFSVIEP; encoded by the coding sequence ATGAACGCCATCCATCTACTTGCATCAAGCCATATCGAAATTACTGGGTTTGACGTCACGTCGAAAGGATCGGCGATTCGACTTGCCGATACGAGATTTATTGGGGTACACGATAACTTCATCCATGACGTTGATGGTTGGGCTAACGACAATCTATCGGGGATCTATCTGACGGATGCTCACTCAAGTACTCTCGAAGGGAATCTGCTCCGCGATATTTTCGACCGCAATCAACCGGAAAGCCAAAACAGCCGTCCAATAGTCATTTTTGGCTCGGTGGACGTTCGGGTTTTGGATAATGTCGTTTGGAACAGCCAGCCTGAAACCGGCTTTGGCATTGAGTACAAGCATCTTGGGAGTCTTACACCTGCGCAGGCCGCCGCGATGACGTTTGAAGTGACCGGTAACACCATCATCAACGTCGGTGGAAACGGTGTTGGGACATCAGCACCGAATTCCTGGATACACCATAACCTACTGGTGGATCCGGGTGGATTCAGAGTGGACGACATCGGCGGTACGCACCAATTAGCTGGCGAGCTCATTGAGTATAACACGATTATTAACACGCTCTCAGATCGGTTGGGGAGCGGGTCGTTGGCATACGATCCTACCGAAACCGTAGACAGCCCTCGCGGTGCATTTCCGCTCGGGACGGTCGAGTTCGTTCACAACTTGGTTGTCGATCGTCGTGCGTACGATCACTCTGAGCGACGAACACTGAGTGTCTATCGCTACGGTTCAGACAATGAATATCGAGCCTCGATCGGAATGGGCAAGTTCCGCTCGGACCGGAATTTCTTTGACACTCAGAGCTCTGCTCTTTTTGATTTGTTTGGGTCCGATTACGAATCACTGGGAGGCGATTTTGACTTCAGCCAGTGGCAGGCAATGGGTATTGATCGTAGCGGATCGACGGGAAGTGCCAGTCTCGACAATTTCTTCCGTCCCAATCACAGCGACGCTCGTCAAACGGGCTGGTACGCCGGGAGCGATCCTCGTTTGACCTTACTGCCCCTCGATCGCAATCTAACAGAGGCAGGCATCGTTTCGGAGCAACGAATTCGTTTGACTCGAAACGGTGGCTCCCTTAGTTTGCCGGTAGTCGTAACACTTAGTACACCCACTGTTAACCAACTCAATCTACCTTCTCAGGTCACCATACCGGCTGGAGCAGCAAGCGTTGAATTCGTCGTACAAGGTGTCGCAGATTTGATCGAAGAGGGCCCGCAAGCTATTTCGATCCATGCGGCTACACCCGAGTTGGCAACTTCAACTTGGTTGATGATGGCAGATTCAGACGCAGATGCAAATACTTCGGCTGTTGGCGTATTTCAAGTCCCCAGTTCCGGCGGAGGTCGAGCTAGTATGGACTCCGTTGTGACCGAGCGGTTGGCTGAGTACGACAACGAGTTGGGGTGGGCCTACGTAGATGATGCTCAAGGGCGAGTAAATGGATTACTTCCGGCGGACGTTGGTTGGTTGTCGGAGTTGCTGAGTCGAAGTGCGCCACAAACCATATTTAGCTCTGGCGCGACTGAGGGTAATCGATCCAGCGTGGAACTCGAGGCGGGACGATTTGGCGTCTGGTACTTGGTACAAGACGCAGGGCTAGAGGAATGGCTATCTTTAAACCCGGAAAATTCACTTTCGGTTCGTCCGTTGGTCTTTACGTCCATCGCGAATGCCAACCCAGATCGCTACCAACATTTGCGCTCGACGACTACCGAGAGCCAGTGGCAACTGGCCTGGGAGGATCAAGAGTTTGGCGGTGATGAAAGCTTTCGCGACTTCAGCATCTCGGTGGCTTTTTCCGTGATCGAACCGTAG
- a CDS encoding ribosomal protein L7/L12, with protein MNDFEENSSGNDGSGSIDDAISKLFDSCPAVGDMVVCDECHAEYIIQPSVEDTQDCYPSCPHCSRLAERTKLSRGQLEEVKLQIGWKTACRTAREWWTALEFKYSTKLECVLKFANLLASKKATIDEFYKAYLRSGAINIPANLLFLEFLRERALEVSATAEKKDSQSYPQLPKVILIGMPANAEHGTPITLMSYGSSKIGVIKVVKRFSQLTLQEIKDLVESAPTIIGCCASIADAQIVVDQINATGGHAYVCEGD; from the coding sequence ATGAATGATTTTGAGGAGAATTCATCAGGTAATGATGGTAGCGGGAGCATCGACGACGCGATTTCGAAGCTTTTCGACAGCTGCCCAGCAGTTGGCGATATGGTCGTTTGCGATGAATGTCACGCCGAGTATATCATTCAGCCTTCTGTAGAAGACACGCAGGACTGTTATCCGAGCTGCCCGCACTGTTCAAGGCTGGCTGAGCGGACAAAATTGTCCCGCGGGCAACTTGAAGAAGTCAAGCTCCAAATTGGATGGAAGACGGCTTGCAGGACTGCTCGTGAGTGGTGGACCGCTCTTGAGTTTAAGTACTCGACTAAGCTTGAATGCGTGCTTAAATTCGCAAACTTGCTAGCCTCCAAAAAGGCGACCATTGATGAGTTTTACAAAGCGTACCTGCGCTCAGGAGCTATTAATATTCCGGCCAACTTGCTGTTCTTGGAATTCTTGCGGGAACGGGCACTGGAGGTCAGCGCAACTGCAGAGAAAAAGGACTCTCAGTCATACCCTCAGCTCCCCAAGGTCATATTGATCGGGATGCCAGCAAACGCTGAACACGGCACCCCAATCACACTTATGAGCTACGGAAGCAGCAAGATCGGCGTCATTAAGGTTGTAAAGCGATTCTCGCAACTGACTCTACAAGAGATTAAGGATTTGGTTGAGAGTGCGCCCACGATTATTGGCTGCTGTGCATCCATAGCGGACGCACAAATTGTCGTTGACCAAATCAACGCTACGGGTGGGCACGCCTACGTTTGTGAAGGTGACTAG
- a CDS encoding IS630 family transposase, protein MTAAEQQRPDVAEKRLRWRRSVPHLDARRFVFLDETWAKTNMSRLRGRALPGKRIIEMIPHGHWKTTTVLMGLRSEGIVSPLVIDGPVNGSVFLAWIKQQFCKELRYKDIVVMDNLSAHKVAGVVEAIESVGAEVRYLPPYSPDLNPIENLYSKLKWLIRSEATRTVQALWNAVGKLVDRFHPKECLNYIIHAGYRLKNTAATTT, encoded by the coding sequence TTGACGGCGGCCGAGCAGCAGCGGCCTGATGTAGCAGAGAAGCGGCTGCGATGGCGTCGTTCGGTGCCACACCTGGACGCAAGGCGATTTGTCTTTCTGGATGAGACTTGGGCAAAAACAAATATGTCACGCTTGCGAGGTAGAGCCCTCCCGGGCAAGCGAATCATCGAAATGATCCCCCACGGCCATTGGAAAACCACGACTGTATTGATGGGACTACGATCCGAAGGAATCGTATCTCCATTGGTCATTGATGGGCCGGTGAACGGTTCGGTCTTTCTAGCTTGGATAAAACAGCAGTTCTGCAAAGAGCTTCGCTATAAAGACATTGTCGTCATGGACAATCTCTCGGCGCACAAAGTCGCCGGAGTCGTCGAAGCCATCGAGTCGGTTGGCGCCGAGGTTCGCTACCTTCCCCCATACTCGCCCGACCTGAACCCGATCGAAAATCTCTACAGTAAACTAAAGTGGCTGATTCGAAGCGAGGCGACCCGGACCGTCCAAGCCCTCTGGAACGCAGTTGGCAAACTGGTCGACCGATTCCATCCGAAGGAATGCCTCAACTACATTATCCATGCCGGATATCGCCTGAAGAACACAGCCGCTACAACTACTTGA
- a CDS encoding transposase, translating to MRAYSMDLRIRVLKACDSGLGTTEVAELFDVSTAWIRRLKQRRRETGQIGAREQRHGPLPKLHGHEEELVRIVEEQPDRTAKEIAALLPLCISHQTVDRFVRRLNYRFKKRH from the coding sequence ATGCGTGCTTATTCGATGGATTTGAGAATTCGTGTACTCAAGGCCTGTGATTCAGGGTTGGGAACGACGGAAGTTGCCGAATTGTTTGACGTGTCGACCGCTTGGATTCGAAGGCTCAAGCAACGCCGTCGTGAAACAGGTCAAATCGGTGCTCGTGAGCAAAGACACGGCCCGCTTCCCAAACTACACGGACACGAAGAGGAGCTCGTGAGAATTGTCGAGGAACAGCCGGATCGAACGGCCAAGGAAATCGCGGCATTACTTCCGCTTTGCATCTCGCATCAAACCGTCGACCGCTTTGTTCGTCGTTTGAACTATCGATTTAAAAAAAGACATTGA
- a CDS encoding tryptophan-rich sensory protein, with protein MTWSQWYNSLQKPSWTPEPSTIGTIWQILYPIILVTFGFVFVQSIRQKLPWFVAVPFGINLIANLIFTPIQFGLRNLPLAAIDIVIVWATILWMMVAIWQHYRWVAVAQVPYFVWVSLASVLQLSITFRNMGK; from the coding sequence ATGACTTGGAGCCAGTGGTACAACAGCCTTCAGAAGCCGTCATGGACGCCAGAGCCATCAACAATTGGCACAATTTGGCAAATTCTCTACCCCATCATTCTGGTGACGTTCGGCTTTGTGTTTGTGCAGTCCATCAGGCAAAAACTGCCGTGGTTTGTCGCTGTGCCGTTCGGTATTAACTTGATCGCAAACCTGATCTTCACCCCGATTCAGTTTGGGCTGCGAAATTTGCCGTTGGCGGCGATCGACATCGTGATTGTGTGGGCTACCATCCTCTGGATGATGGTAGCTATCTGGCAGCACTACCGCTGGGTAGCCGTGGCGCAGGTGCCCTATTTTGTCTGGGTTTCACTTGCCAGCGTCCTGCAATTGTCGATTACGTTTCGGAATATGGGTAAATGA
- a CDS encoding DUF1580 domain-containing protein produces the protein MSRSLLGKKAAEKVVSAILTESVISLSEAERLIEKSIGHRPARATVCRWINAGRLEAIKLGRQLFTSEQAVHRFVVARTATIVVNSSTQRARGGGLSRSSV, from the coding sequence ATGTCGCGAAGCCTATTGGGAAAAAAAGCTGCCGAAAAGGTGGTGTCTGCAATATTGACAGAGAGCGTAATCAGTCTGTCTGAAGCCGAAAGGCTGATTGAAAAGTCAATCGGTCATCGACCGGCTAGAGCAACAGTATGTCGCTGGATAAACGCCGGCCGTTTGGAAGCAATCAAACTCGGACGTCAGCTCTTTACTTCGGAGCAGGCAGTTCATCGATTTGTTGTAGCCAGGACCGCAACTATTGTTGTCAATAGCTCCACGCAGCGGGCGAGAGGAGGTGGACTGTCCCGATCATCTGTTTGA
- a CDS encoding DNA polymerase I, with translation MHSKLSEFRSAWFVDFEFRVQPGERPEPVCLVARELSSRQLIRQWLADGSTKQLPYDVGDNSLFVAFYAPAELSCHLALGWPMPTRVLDLYAEFRCLTNGLTDPRGNGLLGALARCGLNCLAATEKQEMRELASRGGPYNEVERAALLDYCQTDVDALPELLEKTIERIDLPYALLRGRYMRAVASMEHRGVPVDAELLSKLREHWPTIQEQLIVRVDPNAEVYDGRTFKADRWAAYLNRNGVAWTRLPSGSLALDDETFRQMTKRYPKPVGKFRELRHILGQMRLESLAVGADGRNRCMLSPLSSRTGRNQPGNSRYIFGPSNWLRSLIKPTEGNSVAYLDWSQQEFGIAAALSNDANMLVAYRSGDPYLAFAKQAGAVPENATKQSHRRERGLFKACTLGVQYGMGAESLSQSIGECVDVGRELLRLHKQTYPSFWSWSAAAVDYATLFGYLQTVFGWRLHVGADYNPRSLANFPCQANGAEMLRLACSMMDEQGVGLCCPIHDAVLIEGPTDSIGDVVRTAQACMREASAIVLGGFELQTDAEVINFPNRFEDERGAEMWALVTGILAELTPSVTVPTWNQTGQGLAPNGTSRLSNTISRT, from the coding sequence ATGCACTCCAAACTGTCTGAATTTCGGTCGGCTTGGTTTGTCGATTTTGAGTTCCGAGTACAACCAGGTGAACGGCCCGAGCCCGTTTGCTTGGTTGCTCGGGAACTAAGCTCGAGGCAACTGATTCGACAATGGTTGGCCGACGGATCGACTAAGCAACTGCCCTACGATGTGGGTGACAATTCGTTGTTCGTGGCCTTCTATGCACCCGCCGAGTTGAGTTGTCACCTTGCCTTGGGTTGGCCTATGCCGACTCGTGTGCTTGATTTGTATGCCGAGTTTCGATGCTTAACCAATGGTCTAACGGATCCCCGCGGGAACGGATTGCTGGGTGCGTTGGCACGCTGCGGGCTCAATTGCTTGGCCGCAACTGAGAAACAAGAGATGCGGGAACTAGCGTCGCGTGGTGGGCCGTACAACGAAGTCGAACGCGCTGCGTTATTGGACTACTGCCAAACCGACGTTGATGCGTTACCCGAGTTGTTGGAGAAAACAATCGAACGTATTGATTTGCCATACGCGCTACTTCGTGGTCGTTATATGCGGGCCGTTGCTTCGATGGAACATCGGGGTGTTCCAGTTGATGCCGAGCTGCTTAGTAAGTTGCGTGAACATTGGCCGACCATCCAAGAACAATTGATTGTTCGGGTCGACCCAAATGCGGAAGTATACGACGGTCGAACATTCAAAGCCGACCGTTGGGCTGCATACTTGAATCGCAACGGAGTTGCTTGGACTAGACTACCGAGTGGTTCGTTGGCGTTGGATGATGAAACATTCCGGCAAATGACCAAACGTTATCCCAAGCCAGTCGGCAAGTTTCGAGAGCTGCGGCATATTCTTGGACAAATGCGTCTGGAATCGTTGGCGGTTGGAGCTGACGGTCGCAATCGTTGCATGTTAAGCCCGCTATCATCTCGAACGGGCCGCAATCAACCGGGCAACTCGCGTTACATTTTTGGTCCAAGTAATTGGTTGCGTTCGTTGATCAAGCCGACCGAGGGCAATTCGGTAGCATATCTTGACTGGTCTCAACAAGAGTTTGGCATTGCTGCGGCTCTCTCTAACGATGCCAATATGCTGGTGGCATATCGTTCCGGGGACCCCTACTTGGCATTTGCAAAGCAAGCTGGGGCCGTTCCTGAAAATGCCACGAAGCAATCACACAGACGTGAACGCGGATTGTTCAAGGCATGCACACTTGGCGTTCAATATGGAATGGGCGCTGAGTCGCTTTCCCAGTCGATTGGTGAATGCGTTGACGTTGGCCGGGAATTGTTGCGACTGCACAAACAAACCTACCCAAGCTTTTGGAGTTGGTCTGCGGCTGCGGTCGATTATGCAACATTGTTCGGTTATTTGCAAACCGTGTTTGGTTGGCGGTTGCATGTTGGGGCCGACTATAACCCGCGTTCGTTGGCTAACTTCCCATGCCAAGCTAATGGGGCTGAGATGTTACGGCTGGCATGTTCGATGATGGATGAACAAGGCGTCGGTTTGTGTTGCCCGATCCACGATGCGGTATTGATTGAAGGGCCGACGGACTCAATTGGCGATGTTGTTCGAACTGCCCAAGCATGCATGCGGGAAGCGTCGGCAATTGTGCTCGGGGGATTTGAGCTACAAACCGATGCCGAAGTCATCAACTTTCCCAATCGATTTGAAGATGAACGCGGGGCCGAGATGTGGGCGTTGGTAACGGGGATTCTTGCCGAGCTAACCCCATCCGTTACAGTGCCGACGTGGAACCAAACGGGACAGGGTTTGGCACCAAACGGGACCAGCCGTCTATCTAATACTATTTCTCGTACTTAA